A region of Oncorhynchus gorbuscha isolate QuinsamMale2020 ecotype Even-year unplaced genomic scaffold, OgorEven_v1.0 Un_scaffold_675, whole genome shotgun sequence DNA encodes the following proteins:
- the LOC124019761 gene encoding T-complex protein 1 subunit beta gives MASLSMAPVNIFRQGADEEKAETARLSSFIGAIAIGDLVKSTLGPKGMDKILIGGGREGTVTVTNDGATILKAIGVDNPAAKVLVDMSKTQDDEVGDGTTSVTVLAAELLREAELLIAKKIHPQIIISGWRKATQAARQALKEAAVDHGNDQVKFQEDLLNISRTTLSSKLLTHHKDHFAKLAVEAVLRLKSSGNLEAIHVIKKLGGSLIDSYLDEGFLLDKKIGVNQPKRLENVNILISNTGMDTDKIKIFGSRVRVDSTAKVAEIEMAEKEKMKEKVERILKHGINCFINRQLIYNYPEQLFAAAGVMAIEHADFSGVERLALVTGGEITSTFDHPELVKLGHCKLIEEVMIGEDTLIHFSGVAMGEACTVVLRGATQQILDEAERSLHDALCVLAQTVKETRTVYGGGCSEMLMAKVVTDLALRTPGKEAVAMESFAKALRMLPTIIADNAGYDSADLVAQLRAAHQEGKTTMGLNMNQGTIGDMSEMGVTESFQVKRQVLLSAAEAAEMILRVDNIIKAAPRKRVPDHHPC, from the exons ATG GCGTCCCTATCCATGGCCCCAGTGAACATCTTCAGACAAGGAGCTGACGAGGAGAAAGCTGAGACCGCCCGTCTG TCGTCCTTCATCGGTGCCATCGCCATTGGAGATCTGGTGAAGAGCACCTTGGGACCAAAAGGAATG GACAAGATCCTTATCGGAGGTGGCAGGGAGGGAACTGTTACAGTCACCAATGATGGGGCCACCATCCTCAAAGCCATCGGAGTTGACAACCCCGCTGCCAAAGTGTTGGTTG ACATGTCTAAGACCCAGGATGATGAGGTTGGAGACGGCACCACCTCTGTCACGGTATTGGCTGCTGAACTGCTCAGG GAAGCTGAGCTCCTCATCGCCAAGAAGATCCACCCTCAGATCATAATCTCTGGCTGGAGGAAGGCCACCCAGGCAGCCCGCCAGGCTCTGAAGGAGGCTGCTGTGGATCATGG TAACGACCAGGTGAAGTTCCAGGAGGACCTCCTGAACATCTCCCGCACCACCCTGTCGTCCAAGCTGCTGACCCACCACAAGGACCACTTTGCCAAGCTGGCTGTGGAGGCCGTGCTCCGGCTGAAGAGCTCCGGTAACCTGGAGGCCATCCACGTCATCAAGAAGCTCGGAGGCAGCCTCATCGACTCCTACCTGGACGAAG GCTTTCTGCTGGACAAGAAGATTGGTGTGAACCAGCCCAAGAGGCTGGAGAACGTCAACATCCTCATCTCCAACACGGGCATGGACACCGATAAGATCAAG ATCTTCGGCTCCAGAGTGCGTGTGGACTCCACGGCCAAGGTGGCGGAGATAGAGATGGCTGAGAAAGAGAAGATGAAGGAGAAGGTGGAACGGATCCTCAAGCACGGGATCAACTGCTTCATCAACAG ACAGCTGATCTACAACTACCCAGAGCAGCTGTTTGCTGCGGCAGGCGTCATGGCGATAGAACACGCGGACTTCTCCGGAGTGGAGCGCCTGGCTCTCGTCACGGGGGGAGAGATCACGTCCACCTTCGACCACCCCGAGCTGGTGAAGTTGGGCCACTGCAAGCTGATCGAGGAGGTGATGATCGGCGAGGACACTCTGATCCACTTCTCAGGAGTGGCCATGG GTGAGGCGTGTACCGTGGTGCTGCGTGGAGCCACACAGCAGATCCTGGACGAGGCCGAGAGGTCTCTCCACGACGCCCTGTGTGTCCTGGCTCAGACCGTCAAGGAGACACGTACCGTCTACGGAGGAG GCTGCTCTGAGATGCTGATGGCCAAGGTGgtgacagacctggctctcaggaCACCGGGCAAAGAGGCTGTGGCCATGGAGTCCTTCGCCAAAGCTCTTCGGATGCTGCCCACCATCATCGCAGACAACGCCGGCTACGACAGCGCCGATCTGGTGGCCCAGCTGAGAGCTGCTCACCAGGAGGGGAAAACCACCATGGGTCTGA ATATGAACCAGGGTACCATCGGTGACATGTCAGAGATGGGGGTGACAGAGAGCTTCCAGGTCAAGAGGCAGGTTCTGCTGTCTGCTGCCGAGGCTGCAGAGATGATCCTCCGCGTCGACAACATCATCAAGGCTGCTCCCAG GAAGCGAGTACCAGACCATCACCCCTGTTAA
- the LOC124019765 gene encoding LOW QUALITY PROTEIN: cathepsin D-like (The sequence of the model RefSeq protein was modified relative to this genomic sequence to represent the inferred CDS: deleted 1 base in 1 codon), translating into MRWTVLTLICCSWTAHGLIRIPLRQMLSVRTQLRASNRLEDFMRDHQPDVFNRRYAQCYPPGIPSLRLGKSSERLYNFMDAQYYGLISLGTPKQNFTVVFDTGSSDLWVPSSYCVSEACAMHRKFKAFESSTFIHDGRMFGIHYGKGHMLGIMGREVLKIGPLTVKNQEFGESVYEPGFVFVMAKFDGVLGLGYPSLAEELGTPVFDSIMNQKSVDQPIFSFYLSKSKMPRDPEGELLLGGIDEALYSGPISWNPVTLKSYWQIKMSSIQVQGALTFCPRGCQAIIDTGTSLIIGPNRDILALQQLIGATPHLHWRDYLIDCARISSLPQVTITLNGVEYVLTAESYSKGWVMGDHEICFSGFQGEDLHSSTDPLWILGDVFLSDYYSIYDRGQDRVGFAKARHTRYATLDAEMDR; encoded by the exons ATGAGGTGGACTGTGTTGACGCTGATCTGCTGTTCCTGGACTGCACATGGGCTGATCAG GATCCCCCTGCGTCAGATGCTCTCTGTGCGTACCCAGCTGAGAGCCTCCAATCGCCTGGAGGACTTCATGAGGGACCACCAGCCTGATGTGTTCAACCGGAGGTACGCCCAGTGTTAC CCCCCTGGTATCCCCTCTCTCAGGCTGGGTAAGAGCAGCGAGAGGCTCTACAACTTCATGGAT GCCCAGTACTATGGACTGATCAGCCTGGGTACCCCGAAACAGAACTTCACCGTAGTGTTTGATACAGGATCGTCTGACCTGTGGGTCCCATCCTCTTACTGCGTCTCAGAGGCCTGTG ccatgCACCGCAAGTTCAAGGCCTTTGAGTCCAGCACGTTCATCCACGACGGCAGGATGTTTGGCATCCACTATGGCAAGGGACACATGCTGGGCATCATGGGCAGGGAAGTCCTCAAG ATTGGCCCGTTGACGGTGAAAAACCAGGAGTTCGGAGAGTCGGTGTACGAGCCAGGTTTTGTTTTTGTCATGGCGAAGTTTGACGGGGTGCTGGGCTTGGGGTACCCCTCCCTGGCCGAGGAACTGGGGACGCCCGTTTTCGACAGCATCATGAACCAGAAGTCTGTGGACCAACCCATCTTCTCCTTCTACCTCAGCAA GAGTAAGATGCCGAGGGACCCAGAGGGAGAGTTGCTGCTAGGAGGGATTGACGAGGCGCTCTACAGTGGACCCATCAGCTGGAACCCTGTTACCCTGAAGAGCTACTGGCAGATCAAGATGTCCAG TATACAGGTCCAGGGAGCCTTGACTTTCTGTCCCCGCGGCTGTCAGGCCATCATTGATACAGGCACGTCTCTCATCATCGGCCCCAACCGTGACATCCTCGCTCTACAACAGCTGATAGGAGCTACCCCCCACCTCCATTGGAGAG at TACCTGATTGACTGCGCCCGCATCTCCAGCCTGCCCCAGGTGACCATCACGCTCAACGGGGTGGAATACGTGCTCACTGCTGAGTCCTACTCAAAAGGGTGG GTGATGGGTGATCATGAGATCTGTTTCAGTGGGTTCCAGGGGGAGGATCTGCACTCCTCGACGGATCCTCTGTGGATCCTAGGGGACGTGTTCCTCTCTGATTACTATAGCATCTATGACcggggacaggacagggtgggcTTCGCTAAGGCCAGACACACACGCTATGCAACGTTGGAtgcagagatggatagatag
- the LOC124019767 gene encoding uncharacterized protein LOC124019767 produces the protein MNHCRGQTVSAALRTTAEARLSVLRYEPLQRPDCQCCVTNHCRGQTVSAALRTTAEARLSVLRYEPLQRPDCQCCVTNHCRGQTVSAALRTTAEARLSVLRYEPLQRPDCQCCVTNHCRGQTVSAALRTTAEARLSVLRYEPLQRPDCQCCVTNHCRGQTVSAALRTTAEARLSVLRYEPLQRPDCQCCVTNHCRGQTVSAALRNHCRGQTVSAALRTTAEARLSVLRAEARLSALRQTVSAAEPLQRPDCQCCVITTAEARLSVLRYEPLQRPDCQCCVTNHCRGQTVSAALRTTAEARLSVLRYEPLQRPDCQCT, from the exons ATGAACCACTGCAGAGGCCAGACTGTCAGTGCTGCGTTACGAACCACTGCAGAGGCCAGACTGTCAGTGCTGCGTTACGAACCACTGCAGAGGCCAGACTGTCAGTGCTGCGTTACGAACCACTGCAGAGGCCAGACTGTCAGTGCTGCGTTACGAACCACTGCAGAG GCCAGACTGTCAGTGCTGCGTTACGAACCACTGCAGAGGCCAGACTGTCAGTGCTGCGTTACGAACCACTGCAGAGGCCAGACTGTCAGTGCTGCGTTACGAACCACTGCAGAGGCCAGACTGTCAGTGCTGCGTTACGAACCACTGCAGAGGCCAGACTGTCAGTGCTGCGTTACGAACCACTGCAGAG GCCAGACTGTCAGTGCTGCGTTACGAACCACTGCAGAGGCCAGACTGTCAGTGCTGCGTTACGAACCACTGCAGAGGCCAGACTGTCAGTGCTGCGTTACGAACCACTGCAGAGGCCAGACTGTCAGTGCTGCGTTACGAACCACTGCAGAGGCCAGACTGTCAGTGCTGCGTTACGAACCACTGCAGAGGCCAGACTGTCAGTGCTGCGTTACGAACCACTGCAGAGGCCAGACTGTCAGTGCTGCGTTACGCAACCACTGCAGAGGCCAGACTGTCAGTGCTGCGTTACGAACCACTGCAGAGGCCAGACTGTCAGTGCTGCGTGCAGAGGCCAGACTGTCAGCGTTACGCCAGACTGTCAGTGCTGCTGAACCACTGCAGAGGCCAGACTGTCAGTGCTGCGTTATAACCACTGCAGAGGCCAGACTGTCAGTGCTGCGTTACGAACCACTGCAGAGGCCAGACTGTCAGTGCTGCGTTACGAACCACTGCAGAGGCCAGACTGTCAGTGCTGCGTTACGAACCACTGCAGAGGCCAGACTGTCAGTGCTGCGTTACGAACCACTGCAGAGGCCAGACTGTCAGTGCACTTGA